A region of Salvelinus alpinus chromosome 24, SLU_Salpinus.1, whole genome shotgun sequence DNA encodes the following proteins:
- the LOC139552365 gene encoding stomatin-like, which produces MEEYGKETQSRESKRRERQAALESSDTDNGLCGWIIVGLSILLMLATLPLSIWMCIKIVKEYERAIIFRLGRIVRGGAKGPGLFFILPCTDSFINVDMRTITFDIPPQEVLTKDSVTVSVDGVVYYRVQNATLAVANITNADAATRLLAQTTLRNVLGTKNLAEILSDRNEIAHSMQSTLDDATDDWGIKVERVEIKDVKLPQQLQRAMAAEAEASREARAKVIAAEGEVNASRALKEASLVIAESPSGLQLRYLQTLNTIAAEKNSTIIFPLPMDMMQAFMKRD; this is translated from the exons ATGGAAGAATACGGCAAAGAAACCCAGTCGAGGGAGAGTAAAAGACGGGAACGTCAAGCAG CTTTGGAGAGCTCAGATACTGACAATGGCCTATGTGGTTGGATCATAGTCGGCTTATCCATCCTTCTGATGCTTGCAACTCTGCCTCTCTCCATATGGATGTGTATTAAG ATTGTGAAGGAGTATGAGAGGGCCATCATCTTTCGCCTGGGGCGGATCGTACGAGGAGGAGCCAAAGGGCCAG GCCTGTTCTTCATCCTACCCTGCACAGATAGCTTCATCAATGTGGACATGCGCACCATCACCTTCGACATCCCCCCACAAGAG GTTCTGACTAAGGACTCAGTGACGGTCAGTGTCGATGGTGTGGTATACTACCGTGTTCAGAATGCCACCCTGGCTGTGGCCAACATCACCAACGCTGACGCTGCCACCCGCCTCCTGGCACAAACCACCCTGAGAAACGTCCTGGGAACCAAGAACCTGGCGGAGATCCTATCTGATCGTAATGAGATCGCCCACAGCATGCAG TCCACCCTGGATGATGCTACAGATGACTGGGGTATCAAGGTGGAGCGGGTGGAGATAAAGGACGTCAAACTGCCCCAGCAGCTCCAGAGGGCCATGGCAGCAGAGGCCGAGGCTAGCCGCGAGGCCAGGGCTAAG gtgatcGCAGCGGAGGGGGAGGTGAACGCATCACGGGCTCTGAAGGAGGCCTCCCTGGTAATCGCTGAGTCTCCGTCTGGCCTACAGCTGCGCTACCTGCAGACGCTCAACACCATTGCTGCTGAGAAGAACTCCACCATCATCTTCCCCCTGCCAATGGACATGATGCAGGCCTTCATGAAGAGAGACTGA